From the genome of Lotus japonicus ecotype B-129 chromosome 6, LjGifu_v1.2, one region includes:
- the LOC130725048 gene encoding uncharacterized protein LOC130725048: protein MEHGGSSRGTFRKTFTIPINLSEEHMDIPRYFYESKKSSLKNEVQLIDPCGNCVKICVVVGCLGGVLWDVVPTLVRFYGLKKNHDLVFDYEGENRFKIGIFDENKNEFPYPLPVKEEYEEPGPEIVELSSDSEDDEDDVARAEAEAEAEAGYVQVNGRQYYKFVKVISGSVAKKNQTLPLPRSVVREYLSEHNWGRFVVMKEGDGKRYLCSLLWRKRDGQLTDCHLGEDFYQFVSDYHLVKGDKLHFKANEMNNFLHVRIQRRNGNGNGNGNGN from the exons ATGGAACATGGTGGTAGTTCGCGTGGCACATTCCGGAAAACTTTTACAATTCCTATTAATCTGAGTGAGGAACACATGGATATCCCTAGATATTTTTATGAAAGTAAGAAGTCCTCTCTTAAGAATGAAGTTCAGCTTATTGATCCATGTGGGAACTGTGTGAAAATTTGTGTTGTGGTTGGATGTTTAGGAGGGGTTCTCTGGGATGTTGTGCCTACCCTTGTCAGGTTCTATGGTCTGAAAAAGAACCATGACTTGGTATTTGATTATGAAGGGGAGAATAGATTTAAAATTGGTATTTTTGATGAAAATAAGAATGAGTTTCCATATCCACTTCCTGTTAAGGAGGAATATGAAGAACCGGGTCCAGAAATTGTTGAATTGAGTTCTGACTCtgaggatgatgaagatgatgttgcTCGGGCAGAGGCAGAGGCAGAGGCAGAGGCTGGGTATGTCCAGGTTAATGGAcgacaatattataaatttgtTAAGGTTATCAGTGGCTCTGTTGCAAAAAAGAATCAAACCTTG CCCTTGCCGAGGTCAGTTGTTCGTGAGTACCTTAGTGAGCACAACTGGGGACGTTTTGTTGTCATGAAGGAAGGTGATGGCAAAAGGTATTTATGCTCGCTgttgtggaggaagagagaCGGTCAATTGACAGATTGTCATCTAGGAGAAGACTTTTATCAGTTTGTCAGTGACTACCACCTAGTTAAAGGCGACAAGCTCCATTTCAAGGCTAATGAAATGAACAACTTTCTTCATGTCAGGATTCAGCGCCGTAATGGGAATGGGAATGGGAATGGGAATGGGAATTAG